In the Actinomycetota bacterium genome, one interval contains:
- a CDS encoding type IV secretory system conjugative DNA transfer family protein produces the protein MSGVGNARPRAGARAPAGWSAGLSPLESLGGLLLGALLVSSVVVWTTAQVSARVWSGTWLPLNLGDTFPAVVGLANDPGHPAAAFPSPVASLVPGAVPFWSTFAVLLAAPLVVTGWVLRRRASSRTEEQTASARWATKADLKPLIVKKPAPGRLTLGTAHGKLLAAEPGHSLLVMGPTQSGKTSGLAIPAILEWEGPVVATSVKTDLLDDTLAARTRRGDVWVYDPTASIRDVTASTWSPLAACTTWQGTLRTATWLTEAAREGSFHDADFWYANAAKLLAPLLFAAAASGRTMADVVRWVDLQEQQDVDLELEVAGVPEAIAAFAATTKREERARSSVYTTAETVLRAFADPSVAGSAATSEIDPARLFDGGSHTLYVSAPLHEQARLRPLFTALVQTVLMTAYEHAADGGRLDPPLLLVLDEAANIAPLRDLAQIASTAAGLGIQLVTVWQDRAQIANRYGSSAPTVVNNHRAKLVLSGVADTGTTSEAAQLVGEAEVDRRSTTIDAEGRVSATRATQSQLLATTSGIRTMRPFEGLLVYGNLPSARIRLLPWFDRR, from the coding sequence GTGTCCGGCGTCGGTAACGCGCGTCCGAGAGCGGGCGCGCGTGCGCCGGCCGGCTGGAGCGCCGGGCTGTCTCCGCTCGAGTCACTGGGCGGTCTTCTGCTGGGTGCGCTGCTGGTGTCGTCGGTAGTGGTCTGGACGACGGCCCAGGTCAGCGCGCGAGTCTGGTCAGGGACGTGGCTGCCGCTGAACCTCGGCGACACCTTCCCGGCCGTCGTCGGGCTGGCGAACGACCCGGGCCACCCCGCTGCGGCCTTCCCTAGCCCGGTCGCGAGCCTCGTCCCCGGTGCCGTTCCGTTCTGGAGCACGTTCGCTGTTCTGCTCGCGGCGCCGCTCGTGGTGACCGGCTGGGTGCTTCGCCGGCGAGCGTCGAGCCGAACCGAGGAGCAGACGGCGTCCGCTCGGTGGGCGACGAAGGCAGACCTCAAGCCGCTCATCGTCAAGAAACCCGCGCCGGGCCGGCTCACCCTCGGCACGGCCCACGGCAAGCTCCTCGCCGCGGAGCCGGGGCACTCACTGCTCGTGATGGGCCCGACCCAGAGCGGGAAGACGTCGGGCCTCGCGATCCCCGCGATCCTCGAGTGGGAGGGCCCGGTCGTCGCCACGTCCGTGAAGACCGACCTCCTCGACGACACCCTCGCGGCGCGCACCCGCCGCGGCGACGTCTGGGTCTACGACCCGACCGCCAGCATCCGCGACGTCACAGCGTCGACGTGGTCACCTCTCGCCGCGTGCACCACATGGCAGGGCACCCTCCGGACCGCGACGTGGCTCACCGAGGCGGCGCGCGAAGGCAGCTTCCACGACGCCGACTTCTGGTACGCGAACGCCGCCAAGCTCCTCGCACCCCTGCTCTTCGCGGCCGCGGCGTCCGGCCGCACGATGGCCGACGTCGTCCGCTGGGTCGACCTCCAGGAGCAGCAAGACGTCGACCTGGAGCTCGAGGTCGCGGGCGTGCCCGAGGCCATCGCTGCGTTCGCGGCGACGACGAAGCGCGAGGAGCGCGCGAGGTCGTCCGTCTACACCACGGCGGAGACCGTGCTCCGCGCCTTCGCGGATCCGTCGGTGGCGGGCTCAGCCGCCACGAGCGAGATCGATCCAGCACGGCTGTTCGACGGCGGTAGCCACACGCTCTACGTCTCGGCGCCGCTCCACGAACAGGCCCGCCTCCGTCCGCTGTTCACCGCCCTGGTCCAGACAGTGCTCATGACCGCCTACGAGCACGCCGCCGACGGCGGCCGCCTCGACCCGCCGCTCCTATTGGTCCTCGACGAAGCCGCGAACATCGCCCCACTCCGCGATCTCGCGCAGATCGCCTCGACCGCAGCTGGCCTTGGGATCCAACTCGTGACCGTGTGGCAGGACCGCGCCCAGATCGCCAACCGCTACGGCTCGTCAGCGCCGACGGTCGTGAACAATCACCGCGCGAAGCTAGTCCTCAGCGGCGTTGCAGATACCGGAACGACCAGTGAGGCGGCGCAGCTCGTCGGCGAGGCGGAGGTAGATCGACGATCGACAACGATCGATGCGGAAGGCCGGGTCAGTGCGACGCGGGCCACGCAGTCGCAGCTCCTGGCCACCACATCCGGAATCCGGACGATGCGTCCGTTCGAAGGCCTGTTGGTGTACGGGAACCTTCCATCGGCGCGCATTCGGCTACTTCCCTGGTTCGACAGGCGATAG
- a CDS encoding ATP-binding protein: MKSGLGAGAHRVSTAHLQAAYPFVSEGGLGGDGVYVGREVLGGAFCYDPWVLYRKGVLTNPNMLVAGQVGRGKSSFVKTYLWRQQVFGRRSWIVDPKGEYGPLAQACGVEPIRIGPGLPVRLNPLAPGPSASADPPQVDRRRISLLTSLAASSLGRPLQPEEQTACELAVTSAAARHGAQLVLPHVVDALLWPAEDAARRVASDAQALAAAGRQVALELRRLCQGDLAGMFDGPTTSGLDLDGPMVVLDLSALYGSDALGLLMLCATAWLQASLQSRRDDRLILVIDEAWAILRHLEIARWLQASWKLSRQYGVANVAVIHRLSDLQAAGAEGSEQVALAQGLLADSETRVIYGQSPAETERASELLGLTDVEAEVLPELGRGVGLWRVGARSFLVEHVLGGGIERTLVDTDARMG; the protein is encoded by the coding sequence ATGAAGAGCGGTCTCGGCGCCGGCGCGCACCGCGTGTCGACGGCACACCTGCAGGCGGCCTACCCGTTCGTGTCCGAGGGCGGGCTCGGCGGCGACGGCGTCTACGTCGGCCGCGAGGTCCTCGGCGGAGCGTTCTGCTACGACCCGTGGGTCCTGTACCGCAAGGGCGTGCTGACGAACCCGAACATGCTCGTCGCCGGCCAGGTCGGTCGTGGGAAGTCCTCGTTCGTCAAGACCTACCTGTGGCGGCAGCAGGTCTTCGGCCGCCGCTCGTGGATCGTTGACCCCAAGGGGGAGTACGGTCCGCTCGCCCAAGCCTGCGGCGTCGAGCCGATTCGCATCGGTCCGGGACTGCCCGTCCGCCTCAACCCGCTGGCACCCGGACCGTCCGCGTCGGCCGACCCCCCACAGGTCGACCGCCGTCGCATCTCCCTGCTGACCTCCCTCGCCGCCTCGTCGCTCGGTCGACCGCTGCAACCGGAGGAGCAGACCGCTTGCGAGCTCGCCGTCACGAGCGCCGCCGCGCGACATGGGGCTCAGCTCGTCCTGCCGCACGTCGTCGACGCACTGCTGTGGCCGGCGGAGGATGCGGCCCGTCGCGTCGCCTCCGACGCGCAGGCCCTGGCGGCCGCGGGGCGTCAGGTAGCTCTGGAGCTGCGCCGCCTCTGTCAGGGCGACCTGGCCGGGATGTTCGACGGCCCGACGACGTCCGGGCTGGATCTCGACGGACCGATGGTCGTGCTCGACCTGTCGGCGCTGTACGGGTCGGACGCGCTGGGCCTGCTGATGCTGTGCGCGACCGCCTGGCTTCAGGCCTCGTTGCAGTCTCGGCGCGACGACCGACTGATCCTCGTGATCGACGAGGCGTGGGCGATCCTCCGCCACCTTGAGATCGCCCGGTGGCTCCAGGCGTCGTGGAAGCTGTCCCGCCAGTACGGCGTGGCGAACGTCGCGGTGATCCACCGCCTGTCCGACCTGCAGGCCGCCGGCGCCGAGGGCTCCGAGCAGGTCGCCCTCGCTCAGGGCCTGCTCGCCGACTCCGAGACCCGAGTCATCTACGGACAGTCGCCCGCCGAGACCGAGCGGGCCTCGGAGCTACTCGGCCTCACCGACGTCGAGGCCGAGGTGCTGCCGGAGCTCGGTCGTGGCGTCGGGCTGTGGCGCGTCGGTGCCCGCTCGTTCCTCGTGGAGCACGTCCTCGGCGGCGGCATCGAGCGGACGCTCGTCGACACCGACGCGCGGATGGGCTGA